The proteins below come from a single Eptesicus fuscus isolate TK198812 chromosome 5, DD_ASM_mEF_20220401, whole genome shotgun sequence genomic window:
- the PIGH gene encoding phosphatidylinositol N-acetylglucosaminyltransferase subunit H isoform X4: MEDELSFSDIYGGRLALQRRYYSPSCREFCLSCPRLSLRSLTAVTCSVWLAAYGLFSLCENSMILSAAIFITLIGLLGYLHFVKIDQETLLIIDSLGIQMTSSYASGKESTTFIEMGKVKDVIINEAIYMQKVIYYLCILLNDPMEPNGISQVVPVFQSAKPRLDCLIEVYRSCQEILAHQKATSTSP; the protein is encoded by the exons ATGGAGGACGAGCTGAGCTTCTCGGACATCTACGGCGGCCGCCTGGCCCTGCAGCGCCGCTACTACTCCCCGTCCTGCCGCGAGTTCTGCCTCAGCTGCCCGCGGCTCTCGCTGCGCTCGCTCACCGCTGTCACCTGCTCCGTGTGGCTGGCGGCCTACGGACTCTTCTCCCTCTGCGAG AACAGCATGATCCTCTCTGCTGCAATCTTCATCACCCTCATAGGCCTTCTTGGTTACCTCCATTTTGTGAAGATTGATCAGGAGACTCTGTTAATCATTGATTCCCTGGGCATCCAGATGACTTCATCCTATGCCTCTGGCAAAGAAAGCACCACCTTCATTGAGATGGGCAAGGTGAAGGATGTCATCATTAATGAGGCTATTTATATG CAGAAGGTGATTTACTACCTCTGTATTTTATTGAACGATCCGATGGAACCAAATGGAATATCCCAAGTAGTACCTGTCTTCCAG AGTGCCAAGCCCCGGCTGGACTGCTTGATTGAAGTGTACAGGAGCTGCCAGGAGATCCTGGCACACCAGaaagccacgtccacaagcccATGA
- the PIGH gene encoding phosphatidylinositol N-acetylglucosaminyltransferase subunit H isoform X2 yields MEDELSFSDIYGGRLALQRRYYSPSCREFCLSCPRLSLRSLTAVTCSVWLAAYGLFSLCENSMILSAAIFITLIGLLGYLHFVKIDQETLLIIDSLGIQMTSSYASGKESTTFIEMGKVKDVIINEAIYMKVIYYLCILLNDPMEPNGISQVVPVFQSAKPRLDCLIEVYRSCQEILAHQKATSTSP; encoded by the exons ATGGAGGACGAGCTGAGCTTCTCGGACATCTACGGCGGCCGCCTGGCCCTGCAGCGCCGCTACTACTCCCCGTCCTGCCGCGAGTTCTGCCTCAGCTGCCCGCGGCTCTCGCTGCGCTCGCTCACCGCTGTCACCTGCTCCGTGTGGCTGGCGGCCTACGGACTCTTCTCCCTCTGCGAG AACAGCATGATCCTCTCTGCTGCAATCTTCATCACCCTCATAGGCCTTCTTGGTTACCTCCATTTTGTGAAGATTGATCAGGAGACTCTGTTAATCATTGATTCCCTGGGCATCCAGATGACTTCATCCTATGCCTCTGGCAAAGAAAGCACCACCTTCATTGAGATGGGCAAGGTGAAGGATGTCATCATTAATGAGGCTATTTATATG AAGGTGATTTACTACCTCTGTATTTTATTGAACGATCCGATGGAACCAAATGGAATATCCCAAGTAGTACCTGTCTTCCAG AGTGCCAAGCCCCGGCTGGACTGCTTGATTGAAGTGTACAGGAGCTGCCAGGAGATCCTGGCACACCAGaaagccacgtccacaagcccATGA
- the PIGH gene encoding phosphatidylinositol N-acetylglucosaminyltransferase subunit H isoform X1, whose protein sequence is MEDELSFSDIYGGRLALQRRYYSPSCREFCLSCPRLSLRSLTAVTCSVWLAAYGLFSLCENSMILSAAIFITLIGLLGYLHFVKIDQETLLIIDSLGIQMTSSYASGKESTTFIEMGKVKDVIINEAIYMKVIYYLCILLNDPMEPNGISQVVPVFQRGRKRDRELETSISCLLHSPYCVCARNQKCQAPAGLLD, encoded by the exons ATGGAGGACGAGCTGAGCTTCTCGGACATCTACGGCGGCCGCCTGGCCCTGCAGCGCCGCTACTACTCCCCGTCCTGCCGCGAGTTCTGCCTCAGCTGCCCGCGGCTCTCGCTGCGCTCGCTCACCGCTGTCACCTGCTCCGTGTGGCTGGCGGCCTACGGACTCTTCTCCCTCTGCGAG AACAGCATGATCCTCTCTGCTGCAATCTTCATCACCCTCATAGGCCTTCTTGGTTACCTCCATTTTGTGAAGATTGATCAGGAGACTCTGTTAATCATTGATTCCCTGGGCATCCAGATGACTTCATCCTATGCCTCTGGCAAAGAAAGCACCACCTTCATTGAGATGGGCAAGGTGAAGGATGTCATCATTAATGAGGCTATTTATATG AAGGTGATTTACTACCTCTGTATTTTATTGAACGATCCGATGGAACCAAATGGAATATCCCAAGTAGTACCTGTCTTCCAG agaggaaggaagagggatagagagttagaaacatcgatcagctgcctcttgcactctccctactgcgtatgtgcccgcaaccaaa AGTGCCAAGCCCCGGCTGGACTGCTTGATTGA
- the PIGH gene encoding phosphatidylinositol N-acetylglucosaminyltransferase subunit H isoform X3, with translation MEDELSFSDIYGGRLALQRRYYSPSCREFCLSCPRLSLRSLTAVTCSVWLAAYGLFSLCENSMILSAAIFITLIGLLGYLHFVKIDQETLLIIDSLGIQMTSSYASGKESTTFIEMGKVKDVIINEAIYMQKVIYYLCILLNDPMEPNGISQVVPVFQRGRKRDRELETSISCLLHSPYCVCARNQKCQAPAGLLD, from the exons ATGGAGGACGAGCTGAGCTTCTCGGACATCTACGGCGGCCGCCTGGCCCTGCAGCGCCGCTACTACTCCCCGTCCTGCCGCGAGTTCTGCCTCAGCTGCCCGCGGCTCTCGCTGCGCTCGCTCACCGCTGTCACCTGCTCCGTGTGGCTGGCGGCCTACGGACTCTTCTCCCTCTGCGAG AACAGCATGATCCTCTCTGCTGCAATCTTCATCACCCTCATAGGCCTTCTTGGTTACCTCCATTTTGTGAAGATTGATCAGGAGACTCTGTTAATCATTGATTCCCTGGGCATCCAGATGACTTCATCCTATGCCTCTGGCAAAGAAAGCACCACCTTCATTGAGATGGGCAAGGTGAAGGATGTCATCATTAATGAGGCTATTTATATG CAGAAGGTGATTTACTACCTCTGTATTTTATTGAACGATCCGATGGAACCAAATGGAATATCCCAAGTAGTACCTGTCTTCCAG agaggaaggaagagggatagagagttagaaacatcgatcagctgcctcttgcactctccctactgcgtatgtgcccgcaaccaaa AGTGCCAAGCCCCGGCTGGACTGCTTGATTGA